In Actinoplanes octamycinicus, the genomic window CATGGTGGTCCGGCCGCAGGGTCTGATCCCGAGCCGCCGGCGCGCGATGGAGCTGAAAGACCGCGAGAAGGAGGCTGCGCCGCAATGAGCGAGCCACATGTCGAGAGCCCCGAGGAACTCGACCGTCTGAACGCGGGCCCGGTGGACGAGGCCATTGCGGCCGGACCGTCCTCGTCGGCCGCCGACTCCTCGCCCAGCAAGTACGGCGACGACGTGCTGCTGGAGATGGACAACGTCACGCTCCGCTTCGGCGGCGTGGTGGCGCTGAACGGGATCAGCTTCGCGCTGCGCAAGGGCGAGATCTTCGGCCTGATCGGCCCGAACGGCGCCGGCAAGACCACCTGCTTCAACGCGATGACCGGGGTCTACCGGCCGACCAGCGGGCAGATCCGGTTCCAGGGCGAGTCGCTGATCGGCAAGAAGAAGCACGAGATCACCCGCGGCGGGATCGCCCGGACGTTCCAGAACGTCCGGCTGTTCCCGGAGATGACCGCGCTGGAGAACGTGATGGTGGGCGCGGACGCCCACTTCAAGACCAGCGTGCTCAGCGCACTGTTCCGCCTGCCGCGGTTCTGGCGGGAGGAGCGCGAGGGCCGGGCCCGGTCGATGGAGCTGCTCCGCTTCGTCGGCATCGAGCACCGGGCCGGCGAGGTCAGCCGCAACCTGTCGTACGGGGAGCAGCGCCGCCTCGAGATCGCCCGGGCGCTCGCCACCAACCCGACCCTGCTCTGCCTGGACGAGCCGGCCGCCGGCTTCAACCCGGCGGAGAAGGAGGAACTGCTCGGCCTGATCCGGAAGATCCGGGACACCGGCGTCACCGTGCTGCTGATCGAGCACGACATGCGCCTGGTGATGGGCGTGACCGACCGGATCGTGGTGCTCGAGTTCGGCAAGAAGATCGCCGAGGGCACGCCGGCCGAGGTGCGCGACAACCCGGCGGTCATCGCCGCTTACCTGGGGGTGCCCACCGATGCTGCTTGAGCTGAAGGACGTCACGCTGCTGTACGGGCGGATCCAGGCCCTGCACGGCATCAGCCTGACCGTCGGCGAGGGTGAGATCGTCGCGCTGATCGGCGCGAACGGCGCCGGCAAGACCACCACCATGAAGGCCATCTCCGGGCTGCGCCCGGTGGCCCAGGGCTCGGTGCTCTTCGACGGCGACGACATCACCAAGATGCGTGCCGACCTGCGGGTCGTGCGCGGGGTGTCGCAGTCGCCCGAGGGCCGGGGCATCTTCCCGGGCATGACCGTCCGGGAGAACCTCGAGATGGGCGCGTACACCCGGCGGAACCGTGCCGAGATCAACGAGGACATGGACCGGGTCTTCACCCTGTTCCCCCGGCTCAAGGAGCGGGAGAAACAGGTCGGCGGCACGATGTCCGGCGGCGAGCAGCAGATGCTCGCGGTCGGCCGGGCCCTGATGAGCCGCCCCAAGCTGCTGCTTCTCGACGAGCCCTCGATGGGTCTCGCGCCGATGCTGATCCAGCAGATCTTCGACATCATCGTGGAGATCAACCAGCAGGGCACCACGGTGCTGCTGGTGGAACAGAACGCGCAGCAGGCACTCTCCCGGGCGCACCGCGCGTACGTTCTGGAGACGGGCCGGATCGTCAAGGAGGGCACCGGGCAGGACCTCCTGACCGACCCCGCGGTCAAGGACGCCTACCTCGGCGTCGCCTGATTTCCTCGCAAACCCCTTAGGAGTACCCATGTTCCGCATCACCCCCGGCCGGCGGGCGATCCTCGGCATGGCCGTGGCGGCGGCGCTGACCGTGTCGCTGTCCGCCTGCGGCGAGGAGTCCGACACCGGCAGCACCGGCACCGGCACCGCGCCGAGCGCGGCCGCCGACACCTCGCTCGCCGACAAGGTCCCGGCCGGTATCAAGTCGGCCGGTAAGCTGGTCATCGGCACCGACTCGACCTACGCGCCGAGCGAGTTCATCGACACCGACGGCAAGACCATCGTCGGCTTCGACGTGGACCTGTTCAACGCGGTCGGCCAGAAGCTGGGCCTGAAGACCGAGTGGCAGACCGCCAAGTTCGACAGCATCATCCCGGGTGTCGGCAGCGGCAAGTACAACGTCGGCGTCTCGTCCTTCACGATCAACGCGGACCGGCTCAAGGAGGTCAACATGATCTCCTACTTCTCCGCGGGCACCCAGTGGGCGGCCAAGACCGGCGCCACGATCAACCCGGACGACGCCTGCGGCAAGAAGATCGCCGTGCAGACCTCGACGGTGCAGGCCGACGACATCGCGGCCCGCTCGAAGAAGTGCACCGAGGCCGGCAAGCCGAAGATCACCATCGACCAGTACCAGGCCCAGTCGGACGCCACCAACGCCATGCTGGCCGACTCCCCGGTGACCGCGTACGCCGTCAAGCAGACCGGCGGCCAGCTCGCCCTGCTCGGTGACATCTACGACTCCGCGCCGTACGGCTACGCCGTCGGCAAGGACCAGACCGAGTTCGCGAACGTCATCGCGGAGGCGGTGAAGGCGCTCATCGCCGACGGCACCTACAAGACGATCCTCGACAAGTGGGGCGTCGCGGCCGGTGCCATCGCCGCGCCCGCGGTGAACCCGGCCTCCTGATCGTCGCGCGGTAATGACGCAAGAGACAGAAACCGGACGGGCACGGCCTGAGGCGATCAAGGCTGTGCCCGTGCGGCACCCCGGCAGGTGGGTGATGATCGGCGTGCTGGCGGTGCTGGTCGCCATGTTCGCC contains:
- a CDS encoding ABC transporter ATP-binding protein; this encodes MDNVTLRFGGVVALNGISFALRKGEIFGLIGPNGAGKTTCFNAMTGVYRPTSGQIRFQGESLIGKKKHEITRGGIARTFQNVRLFPEMTALENVMVGADAHFKTSVLSALFRLPRFWREEREGRARSMELLRFVGIEHRAGEVSRNLSYGEQRRLEIARALATNPTLLCLDEPAAGFNPAEKEELLGLIRKIRDTGVTVLLIEHDMRLVMGVTDRIVVLEFGKKIAEGTPAEVRDNPAVIAAYLGVPTDAA
- a CDS encoding ABC transporter ATP-binding protein; protein product: MLLELKDVTLLYGRIQALHGISLTVGEGEIVALIGANGAGKTTTMKAISGLRPVAQGSVLFDGDDITKMRADLRVVRGVSQSPEGRGIFPGMTVRENLEMGAYTRRNRAEINEDMDRVFTLFPRLKEREKQVGGTMSGGEQQMLAVGRALMSRPKLLLLDEPSMGLAPMLIQQIFDIIVEINQQGTTVLLVEQNAQQALSRAHRAYVLETGRIVKEGTGQDLLTDPAVKDAYLGVA
- a CDS encoding ABC transporter substrate-binding protein gives rise to the protein MFRITPGRRAILGMAVAAALTVSLSACGEESDTGSTGTGTAPSAAADTSLADKVPAGIKSAGKLVIGTDSTYAPSEFIDTDGKTIVGFDVDLFNAVGQKLGLKTEWQTAKFDSIIPGVGSGKYNVGVSSFTINADRLKEVNMISYFSAGTQWAAKTGATINPDDACGKKIAVQTSTVQADDIAARSKKCTEAGKPKITIDQYQAQSDATNAMLADSPVTAYAVKQTGGQLALLGDIYDSAPYGYAVGKDQTEFANVIAEAVKALIADGTYKTILDKWGVAAGAIAAPAVNPAS